A genomic region of Miscanthus floridulus cultivar M001 chromosome 3, ASM1932011v1, whole genome shotgun sequence contains the following coding sequences:
- the LOC136543150 gene encoding uncharacterized protein codes for MIKLLSEGYPQSELPKSYDEAKKYLRELGLGCENIHVCLNNCVLFRKRYAKDNVCPVCKASRWQDETGTKRAPHKVLRHFPLLPRLKRIFASKRTSEETQWHQKKRTPVNNVMSHPADGEAWKDFNRREKTFASNPRNLRLALATDGFNPFGDMSTQYSPKSPGKDFDVFLEPLIEDLIDLWKGVRTFDACTGKKFDLRAAGHAWRRSLAFDGKRENKDEPGFTLEEVLEDLEKVKDIRPGKHPNITGNKRKRNEGPRIYSRKVGLWRLPYWQHLKLPHNLDVMHIEKNICENILGTLLNHGNSVIAPPAPYVLGKDQKIAFCKFLKGIKFPDGYAANLARYITADGSKIQGKLKTHSCHILLQRIIPAGLRGLVRKDVYEAVAEIGTFFRELCSRNLRIDVVKRLKQEISLILCKLEKIFPPAFFDVMVHLAVHLPDEALLRGPVQYGWMYMEDIDTRFNRDDGSAGEVPLPDDISVFKHGVTLVGSDRRQYIDDVVLNKLVWADLEEQGACDVDRMIANKRKENPESVSEGLWALSCGPDLRVKTCAACKVNGVRYSTVDHEKFLLTQNSGVLTEGSHNGKDVDFYGVLKESLWYKTDPFILATQSKKIFYMQDTSLGKDWRVVQKFEHRNIYDVSKKDKDSHDVHQDEYGSDTEHVVQACAENEVMQNIQGGEGTITEGNLEHLIKSKKQPIIHEDSEDEEEDETIEQYCSDGGNENNGYMSLDDEDDDL; via the exons ATGATCAAGTTGTTGTCAGAAGGATACCCTCAGAGTGAGTTGCCAAAATCATATGATGAGGCCAAGAAATATCTTAGAGAATTGGGTCTTGGCTGTGAAAACATCCATGTGTGCCTGAACAATTGTGTGTTGTTTCGGAAGAGGTATGCTAAAGACAATGTGTGTCCAGTATGCAAGGCATCTAGATGGCAAGATGAAACTGGGACCAAGAGGGCTCCACACAAGGTATTGAGGCATTTTCCACTTTTGCCAAGGTTGAAAAGAATTTTTGCTTCAAAGCGAACTTCTGAGGAAACACAATGGCACCAGAAAAAGAGGACGCCAGTCAACAATGTAATGAGCCATCCAGCTGATGGGGAAGCATGGAAGGATTTCAACAGGAGAGAAAAAACCTTTGCATCCAACCCGAGGAACCTAAGGCTTGCCTTAGCTACCGATGGATTCAATCCATTTGGCGACATGAGTACCCAGTACA GTCCAAAGTctccaggaaaggattttgatgtGTTCCTTGAGCCCCTAATTGAAGACCTGATCGATCTATGGAAGGGTGTCCGCACCTTCGATGCATGTACTGGTAAGAAGTTTGACCTTCGTGCTGCC GGACATGCATGGCGGAGAAGCTTGGCTTTCGATGGTAAGCGTGAAAACAAAGATGAGCCAGGCTTCActttggaggaggtcctagaggatcTAGAGAAGGTGAAAGATATCAGGCCAGGGAAGCATCCTAACATTACTGGGAATAAAAGGAAGCGCAATGAGGGTCCAAGGATTTATAGCCGCAAAGTTGGGTTGTGGAGATTGCCATACTGGCAACATCTAAAGCTTCCACATAATCTCGATGTGATGCACATAgagaaaaacatatgtgaaaacattcttgGCACATTACTCAAT CATGGCAACTCAGTcattgctccacctgctccgtatGTCTTGGGGAAGGATCAGAAAATCGCGTTCTGTAAGTTTCTCAAAGGTATCAAGTTTCCTGATGGATATGCAGCTAACCTAGCAAGATACATAACTGCAGATGGTTCGAAGATCCAGGGAAAGCTGAAAACACATTCTTGCCACATACTCCTGCAAAGAATCATACCTGCTGGCCTAAGAGGACTGGTGAGGAAGGATGTATATGAAGCAGTTGCAGAGATCGGGACCTTCTTCAGGGAACTATGCAGTAGAAATCTACGGATTGATGTTGTGAAACGGCTGAAACAAGAAATTTCATTGATCCtatgcaagcttgagaaaatCTTTCCACCTGCCTTCTTTGATGTCATGGTGCACTTGGCCGTCCATCTTCCTGATGAGGCACTGCTTAGAGGACCTGTTCAGTAcggatggat GTATATGGAGGATATTGACACTAGATTTAATCGTGATGATGGTAGTGCTGGAGAGGTGCCATTGCCTGATGACATCTCTGTTTTTAAGCATGGTGTTACTCTTGTTGGATCTGATAGGAGGCAGTACATTGATGATGTTGTCCTGAATAAGTTAGTCTG GGCCGATCTAGAGGAGCAAGGTGCATGTGATGTTGATAGAATG ATTGCGAACAAACGCAAGGAGAATCCAGAATCAGTTAGCGAAGGACTGTGGGCACTGTCATGTGGCCCAGATCTGAGAGTTAAGACTTGTGCAGCTTGCAAGGTCAATGGAGTGCGGTATAGCACTGTGGATCATGAGAAGTTCCTTCTGACACAAAATAGTGGTGTACTGACTGAAGGTTCACATAATGGGAAAGACGTAGATTTTTATGGAGTCCTTAAAGAG TCATTATGGTACAAGACTGATCCTTTCATCTTAGCGACTCAATCGAAAAAGATATTTTACATGCAAGACACATCTTTAGGTAAAGATTGGCGAGTTGTGCAGAAATTTGAACATAGGAATATTTATGATGTGTCTAAAAAAGATAAGGACAGTCATGATGTGCATCAGGATGAGTATGGTTCTGATACTGAACATGTAGTGCAAGCATGTGCTGAAAATGAGGTCATGCAGAATATTCAAGGTGGAGAAGGCACTATAACTGAAGGAAATTTAGAACACCTTATAAAAAGCAAGAAGCAACCTATTATTCATGAAGAtagtgaggatgaggaggaagatgagacaATAGAGCAGTACTGTAGTGATGGTGGCAATGAGAACAATGGTTACATGTCCCtagacgatgaagatgatgatctctAG
- the LOC136543152 gene encoding uncharacterized protein: MASQSIESHRAGAAVLTGDTACRKKSVGLLEELGLPKSLLPMEAMHPGGKKKVEHTFKKIQQTVSYAAKVTAFAEKGKLKKITGVKTKEMMLWLSVVEVYVRRLGRRRYIRLQVPSLREERPSLLRKRAKPD, translated from the exons ATGGCGTCCCAGTCCATAGAAAGCCACCGTGCCGGTGCAGCAGTCCTCACTGGAGATACTGCATGCAGGAAGAAGTCTGTTGGGCTGCTGGAGGAGCTGGGCCTTCCCAAGAGCCTCCTTCCAATGGAGGCCATGCATCCAGGA GGGAAGAAGAAGGTAGAGCACACCTTCAAGAAGATCCAGCAGACCGTGTCGTACGCCGCCAAGGTGACGGCGTTCGCCGAGAAGGGCAAGCTGAAGAAGATCACTGGCGTTAAGACCAAGGAGATGATGCTCTGGCTCAGTGTCGTCGAGGTGTACGTCCGGAGGCTTGGCCGGAGAAG GTATATTCGACTCCAGGTACCATCACTTCGTGAAGAAAGGCCGAGCCTGTTAAGGAAGAGGGCCAAACCAGACTAG